A segment of the Arachis hypogaea cultivar Tifrunner chromosome 5, arahy.Tifrunner.gnm2.J5K5, whole genome shotgun sequence genome:
aaagttattagcataaaatattttatataaacttTATATTAACAGTGGTGTTTgttattcaaatttatttttgtaaatataaaatatatttagtgAAAACTCAAGTGtagtcgatttcacgtgaagttgataatgaaaagttattagataaaaatttaatcaaatcagttaaattattaaacaattctcaactatcaacttcacgtaaagtttaCTGCATTTGAATTTCTACCGATATATTTATCTATTATGttctaatttattataatataaaaatattatatatatacaaaaataataatcaaattaatcatcatatatttatatatataaatatataatatttaattaatttttaatatatattttatattttaatatattttattattaatttagtggttgattttttttttccatctAACGTGTACCTTTCATGATCCATTTAGTCAAATTGCCTAAGCCCTAGTCTTCTAGaatcaatgatgattttatatAAAAGGCCGTTAATTAATAGGAAAATGAAGGTGATCGAGAAAGCGACGTGCATTCTAGAATGCCGATCCATTATAATTCGTATTATTAAAACAAGTTTCTAGATATGTTGAGATAAGGCAATAAAATATTCAACCTAAATCCATCTTTTTATCTATATCGTTACCGCAACTTAATTATAAAAGAATAGTCACATTGATTATATAGTTCTATTTAAAATACTTTGCTTCAATTCCTTATTTTATTGGAGCACAGGAAAAGAAATATCTACTAGTCAAACTCATTTTATATTCTCTTTTTATGAAGTGAGATAGATTGCTTTGCATTTGTACCAGCCCTTCCTATACTATATGATGCATTCACCAAGCGgtcatcattatttttttattttataattaagttgacGACGTTGTATGGCGTTTATATCCTTTGCTGTCAGGGACACAAGAAGTTATTTAATTTCCTTCTTGAAGATTTGAGAGGGTAATCTTGGGATCTCTCTAGATATTGTGATTATTGTCAACGATTTGCCTTGTAAgagatatttaatattttcaaccATGGCCCTTCTCTAAATTAAAGTGGAAACATTAATAAAAACTTGAAATATGTACATAAGCAGAAAGTATCACTGTCGAATATAATATTAAACATAGACAAGAGAGGACGACACTGTTAGTTGTTAATATATAAATTAGTACAACTATACATATATCCAAAAAGTAATAAGATATCAAAGAGAGTAGGATTTGAGAGGAAAAAAATCAAGggtattattttataaattaatgaatttaatttcgatacatcataaatataaaaaaaatatatttatttttaattatatatattattacatcaacaaaaaaatagtttatattttaattatataaataattatttaaaaaattaaatttgattaaataactatataaaatattttatattatcatcaatgtatcaaaattaaattttaaacttatttataattttttttgttttgagtaatattataaaattatataatttattattttttaaaaatataatattaaattattaattaaaaataattaaattattaactgAAAATATTgaccaatataaattaaaattattaaactttTACTTtgctcttttgtttttattttagtcttcAACGGGGTACACACTTAAaagttataatataaaaaaactatATTCGAAGTACCTTTGAACATTAGGGGATCggggaaaaaaaatattatatatatttgaagGTACGTGTTAGTTAGTTTGACTGAAGAATAATGGCCAAAGCTATATAATAAGTGGCttgtgttttgttttgtttcgCAGCAGTTTGAAAAGAAAGAGAATTATATTTGCTCTGTTGTGGGCTCTCATAAAATATAATGGAGGAGCGCCGTTCCCAGAAGAATAAGGCAAAGCTCTCTACAACTGCAAGTACTAACTCTGAAGGTTCGTTTAATTTTCATCGCTCTCTTCTCATCTCattccacacacacacacacatacacacacttctttttgttaatttatataataataatgttaatgGATGCAGAAGTGAGTAGTAATGAGTGGGAATTTATAGAAATGAGCGAGCAAGAGGAGGATCTTATTCGCAGGATGTATGGCCTTGTTGGCGATAGGTATATGcatctttcttcatttttttttttaaaataatcttcCTTCTTTTTAGTTAGTGGGTAGGTAGGGCACGCACAACGTCACAAACAACCATccagattttattttctttattcttttgaattttgcTAAATTGTCTTTTAAAGACATAGattaaactataaaaataatgttttataaaaaatattttttcttttacatttttaatacattaaatacatcaaaaatattaaaaaaatttattattatattttaaaaatatatttttaaaacacaaagTAGTTAAATCCTATTATGTTTAATGAATGATatatttggttaattttaatcttaAGAACAAAATGAACCAGCTGATATGAACAAAATTATTTTGATACATGTGCCGGTTCATCTTACTCTTTTGCTAGCTACTTATCCTTAATTTAGTATATGAATATGAAATAATATTACGTTtacattaaaattagtaattatttattgatataaaatataagttataatataaaatacacgttaaaaataaattaaataatatatatttatatataaatatataataattaattttaatgtctgatattagcttacaaataatatttttgatacaaTGTATTATAGCCCAGTTCATCGTTTGTTGCAATCTTACATTATTCTCTTCTATACACAGACACCCACACATCCTTACTAGCTATCTTTGGTTTACATTTTATTTACCTAAGCAGCTATCTAATTTCAACAACCGCTAATGAATATATTAACCGATGATGCttaatcactaaaattaattattaatataaaatatatattaaaatataaatatatattaaaaataaattaaaacacatatatttatacacaatatATTGGTGATCGATTTTAgtcattaattttagtatacacataacatttttatatattattatatgaaaaaGTTTAAGGGTCAATAAATTTTGtagtttttagttattaattatcattaatgatgtttttaatggtgtgaaattgtaTTTAATGGTGCAGAatcatttaattttcttttgatggttaagtagTGCTGATTAGAATTTAACAAAAGTGCTGCCCTAACACTACTCTTATCATATATTATAATAGAATTATGTtacgtgtatactaaaatcagctactaaaattagccatcaatataaaatacatactgaaatataaatatacattgaaaataaattaaactacatatatttatatataaatatattggtgcctgattttagtgattaattttagtgtacaaataatatttttttattataataatatgtaCCTGCATGCAATATAATGGAACGGGAGTTGGgtttgttagttgtagtttaatAACTCGTCATGATACCTCTTTAGAATTATACATATATAGATGTTATTAATTTATGGAActtattattgaattaattaagTAGCTAATAGCTTAATACTTAGTAGTTAGTACGTTGTTATGATGATGCATGAACAGGTGGGATTTGATAGCCGGGCGCATTCCAGGTCGTAAAGCAGAAGAAATTGAGAGATTCTGGATTATGAGACATGGCGATGCTTTTTCTCTTAGAAGAACaaataatcaacaacaacaacaacgtaaACCCAATAACTCGTGATTTTCTCCCCGTATATAAATTTTGTATTTGTTACGTTCGTTTATTGTATTCCTTCTCGTGCGTTATTAGTTGAACACTTGCATCAATTcgtcatatatatacatatgtgcCACGCAGAAACTATGGAATGAGTTAGTTAATTAACGTTgcattagtttactttcattcTTAATTATTTGCCAACTGCCAATTTcatctaatttattattttatatatagtatTTGGTAAAAACTCAGGACggctctcaagtatcaacttcacgtgaagtcgactctACCTGAATTTTCAGCATAGTATTTATATCGTCACATTAAATTAAATGGTGACCACGACTGTTGCATATATTAATATGCATGTTAGGCTTCGTTATTTCCCATATTTCGCTGCCGGTAACCGGGTCATGGTCCACCTGCTCCCTCTCGACATTATCCATATTTTAGGAGTGTATGAGATTATCTATACTCGCTAAACAAGTAAACATGCATCAGCTTTGTTCTCTAGTTACTATAGATAGATGTTTAAAGTAACTGTTAATTTGTGTTGCTTGCCCAAATTTGTTTGTATTCCTTGGCGTAGTTATGACGCTTGGACAATCTGTTTAAATGTTTTAGGGGTTGTCACACATGCACAAACAAGTTTTCctatattttcttaataaaaataataaatactacTCGTGGAAGAtacattttaatttgtatataaccAAAATGCATTCCTATCTAAAATTCCACAGAAAATGCTAGCAAGCAATATTTtcagtgtaaaaaaaaaaaagttggttaGCTCATTTTCAATAcatagttttaatttaattttattttagattttataaaatgttatatcaatatttatttgtaaattatatgttataaatAGTGATTTGAGATTAAATATTGAATTTGTCACTCTAAAAtatgatttcaatttaatttaaattttatataaagtgagaaaatttaattaattttttaacaaagtaAAACTATCTCTCTAAATTGAGCTATATCTAtcaagtaaaaagtaaaagacaTTATTTTCCAAAAAAGAAGCCAGAGAACAATGATCAATGCTATAGCACATAAATGTGAATAAGTTAAAAACGGGTTCTAAAAATTTCATACAGGTAAATCTGGAAGCAAATTTGATCATGTTACACAAACGGTTATATATGTTTGGATTAAagtttacaaataaaaatttatatcaaattaaatttttaaatttgattttaataaaaaataagttaatgtTAGTGTGGCATATATTTgatcatttttatataaaaataaattataataaaataaatattatttaaattgtattatttaaaatcactattaaattaaaattattaaaaatacataaatttataaataattttttatattattttattattttattttagatatttaaataaataattttaattttataagaaaaagtaatatttaataattaaaaataacatataaaaataacaaaaaatatgttgtatattaaaaatagaaaataatttacaaataaattaataatttaatatgttaACGTAaatgaatattaaattaaattataaaacatTAATaaagtacataaaaaataatataatatattatacaaAATCAGTACACAAAATACTATTATTtctattacaaaaaaatataaatttgagatatatacataaaaatatttcatcaaatatATTACGTTTCTAAACTTGTTGcattttttagtactcttttcTAGAATTCTTTTTATCcagtatattttattaatatttttagtattttttttcagtgcaatataattttttattatttataacttttctattattattattattattattattattattattattattattattattattattatttaattttttttatctaatgagatcaataatttatattataaaaaattaaaataataaacaagaactataattattaaattgcacaaagccaaacaaaaaaataaaaagaaaaattttaaaaaaataaaaataaaaaataaaaaaagactcatgaacataaacaataaaaatttcacataaaaaaataataatatatataaagaataaaattaataaaaaaaaataaattctctcAATTAATGGTCTGACGCAAATATGTAAACGTAAAACCTAAAATTTTTTAGGGCAAAATACTAAAATAAGCTAAGGGAAAGAAATTTTTACGCAAATCCGCCAAACCAAAATTTATTTCATGAATCAACCAATGCatatttatatgtagttcgaatcaaCTAGATTCAAACTCAATCTAcacataattcgaatcatattgcttcgaattatacacaaaattcacacacacactaattcgaatcaacttgattcgaattacacacatacaataattcgaatcaagttgattcgaattacaccctgatttattaaaaaaattaataatttattaaaaaaattattaaaaaataataattaaaaattaaaaaaatatatattttatttcatgcattaaaaaaatctaacaaaatatttaattacgagactttttttaaatattaatgagctatcaattcaaattccatacaatactcttttgtccatttttaatagctcatgaatattttttaataaatttttttaaattatatggtgagatattacatgattcgaattacgcatgGAAAGTTCAATCactctgattcgaattatatggtgagcaattcgaattctatacaatactcttctttccattcttgatagctcatgaatactttttaataaatttattttaattataccacaaaaaaatattttattctatgcaaaataatttaaaaatggcttaaaagatgttaggagtactataaaaatttgtaatgacttaggacattaataatttagaaattaaagaaaatatatttttatcatgtatttacctaaatcactagaatattacaaacttttatagtactcgtaacatttttaagccatttttttaaattattttgtataaaataaaatatattttttaattattttggatggaataaaatattttctttaatttttaaattattattgactatctagagtattttatttaaaatttgtgtacatgcatgtatttacctaaatcattagaacattacaaatttttatagtattcctaatatttttaagtcattttttaaattattttgcattatttttttgtggtttatataattaaaataaatttattaaaaaatattcatgagctatcaagaatgggcagaagagtattgtatagaattcgaattgctcaccgtATAATTCGAATAAGAGTGATTGAACTTCCcatgcgtaattcgaatcatgtaatatctcaccatataatttaaaaaaatttattaaaaaatattcatgagctattaaaaatggacaaaagagtattttatgaaatttgaattgatagctcattaatatttaaaaaaagtctcgtaattaaatattttgttagattttttttaatgcatgaaataaaatatatattttttaattttaaattattattttttaataaattattaatttttttaataaatcagggtgtaattcgaataaacttgattcgaattattttatgtgtgtaattcgaatcaagttgattcgaattagtgtgtgtgtgagttttgtgtataattcgaagcaatatgattcgaattatgtgTAGATTGAGTTCGAATCTAAttgattcgaactacatataaacatGCATTGATTAATTCATGAACTAAATTTTGGTTTGGCGGATTTACGtaaaaatttcttccccttggCTTATTTTAGTGTTTTGCCCAATTTTTTACTTAAGGTAAAAGTGAATGagaatactttaaaaaaaaaatttg
Coding sequences within it:
- the LOC112799675 gene encoding MYB-like transcription factor ETC3; this encodes MEERRSQKNKAKLSTTASTNSEEVSSNEWEFIEMSEQEEDLIRRMYGLVGDRWDLIAGRIPGRKAEEIERFWIMRHGDAFSLRRTNNQQQQQLFGKNSGRLSSINFT